From the genome of Streptomyces sp. S4.7:
TGGTTCTCTTCAGTAACTACGGTGAGATCCTCAACCGACAGTGGTCGGCCCACAAGGAGGCAGTTTCGTGTCAGTGACGCACACCGAGATAACCGCTGGAGCCGCCGAGCTCGAGCCGTGCGGACAGCCGGACCACCCCGATTGCGGGATCAGGGATGTCCTCGATCGGGTCGGCGACAAATGGTCTGTTTTCGTCATCGCCGAACTCACTAACGGGCCGCGACGCTTCCGGCAACTCCAGCGCGCCATCGACGGGATCTCCCAGCGAATGCTGACCCTGACGGTGCGCAGGCTGGAGCGCGACGGCTTGGTCTTGCGGACCGTCTATCCGACTGTGCCCGCCCAGGTCGACTACCGGCTCACCGAGACCGGAGCGAGCCTGACCTACCTCGTCAAGGCACTCGCCGACTGGTCACTGGGACATCGGGCCAGCATTGCCCAGGCTCGTCAGTCCTACGACAAGGACCACCCCGACAGCGAGATTCGATGACTCGTACGAGTCCTTGGTGTCGCCCCGCGTTTCCGGCTTCCTCCTGGCCGGTCCCGCTGGCGACATGAGACACATACGAAGAGGCGGCACCCACCGGCATGGGCCCCGAGACCCAACCCCGGGCCCAACCCACGAACTGTGCCCCGCGTCCCACCTCCCCACCGAACGCTCCGCCGCCGTCAGGCTGGGCCCCTGAATACAGGAAAGCGCAGAAGCCCTCACGGGGCGTTGATCGTTCCCTGCGGGAAGGAGACTCGCCGACAGGCGACTTGGCGCGCTGCCGAGACCGCGTACCCGAGATGACTACATGAGCTTTGATGAACAGCGCCTCCGTGCGAGTGCGAAAACAGTACCGCGCGCCGGTAACCCCAACCGAAGAATCCATTCTGCACAGTCAAAAAAAAACCAGAACCATTCCGATGCAAGGTTAAGCCATTCACAACCTTCTCTCACAATATGGAAAATAAAATGCGTCGAGACACCTCTGCGCGTATTGCCGCCGGGAGGAAATTCGTGCGTAGTCTGCCCCGCGACAGAATGAAGGCTTTCCGGGCGATCGGTAGAGGCCCGGCCGGCCCCCGGTCTCCCGAGAGAAATGGTCTCGATGAAGCTCAACATCCCTGGCGTGGTTCGACCACGATCCGTTTCCGGCTGGCTGACCGCCACACTCACGGCTGCCGTCGCCGCC
Proteins encoded in this window:
- a CDS encoding helix-turn-helix domain-containing protein, translated to MSVTHTEITAGAAELEPCGQPDHPDCGIRDVLDRVGDKWSVFVIAELTNGPRRFRQLQRAIDGISQRMLTLTVRRLERDGLVLRTVYPTVPAQVDYRLTETGASLTYLVKALADWSLGHRASIAQARQSYDKDHPDSEIR